The DNA sequence CTTCTGATCCCAGAAGTTCGCTGGGATTGGGAGGGATGCGTCCCGACGTCAATACGTAGAGATTGTCTGTACCCCACGAATGCAGAAGTTCATTCACGTCTGCCATGCCGACAAGAGCAGTCGTCAAACCGGCTGTTGCATCGAGGCCAAGATACTCGCCGACCATCGGCCGACGAAGGTCCGCATCGATCAGACACACCGAGTGGCCGGCCTGCGCCAATGCGATTGCCAAGTTTATTGCCGTCGTGCTCTTTCCCTCCCCCGGAAGAGATGAACTGACCAAGACAGTCTTGGCATGACCGGTGATATTGGCGAACTGCAAGTTTGTCCGAAGCTGGCGATACGACTCAGCTCGACGGCTGTGTGGAGGCGACTGAGTAAGTAGCGGCCTTCTCGTTGCGTCCGGATCGAAAGCAATTCCGCCGAGAATTGGCAGCGTAGTTATCTCCAGGACATCAGATTCACCACGCACCTTTGTGTCAAGGGCCTTCCGGCCGAGCGCTAGGGCCAAGCCACATACTAAGCCCATGCAAGATCCTAGAATCAGGTTTAACTTGGTATTTGGACTAGTTGGGTTTCCTGGAGGTGTGGCAGGCGTGATGACGGATAGCTTTACAGGTGACGCACCGCCTAATTTTGGCCTCTCTAGGTCATCAACAACCTTGATCAGACTGCTTGCTATAGCCTGCGCAACAGCGGCGGCTTGCACCGGTGAGTTGTCGAGAACCGAAATATTAATGACGACAGTATCTAAGTCAGTGCTTGCCTTCACCTGCTTCGCAAGTTGTTCGGCTGTAATCTCAAGTCCCAGTGAGTCGATGACTGGTTGAAGGACGACCGGCGTTGTAGCTGTCTTGACATAGGACTGGACGCGTCCTTGGCTGAATGTATTTCCTTGCTGTAGCTCTGTCACAGTTCCCGAACTCTGAATTGCCACGAACAGTTCTGTCTGAGCCGAGTAAGTCGGTTTGCTGAGGATCGAGAGAGCACCGCCTCCCAACAGACCAGCCAGCGTGACGGCTACAATCAGAGCCCAGCTACGTCGGACAACGTGCAAGTAGTCTTTCAGGTCCAAGCTGGGTCCCCCCGTGTTATTCTCGCCGTCGCCGGTCGACGTCGAGTGATTCAAGTTATGCAGTCCACGCAATTCTACCTATCTATCCCTCCATCGCTGCGCCATGTCGGCAACCCGAACCGTCGACATCGGCCGGGATGATCTCATTAGGTCACTAGTCCTTCTACGTCGGTGTCGCAGGGCCACGCGCGGGGAATCACCGGACTGATGATCTGGCCCTCGGCACGATGGCGGCTTTGCCCATGAAAATTCGTTGCAATCCCGCTGTTCGGCAGGCATCTACAAGGCGTCGAACAAACAAAATGCCAAGCCAGCCATGCCGCGCGGTCGAAGTAGGCCGCCAAACACTAGTGGCTGACGGCACACAATCGCCGCCAGCCCCAAGGCCGTCCGCTCAAGACGCGCTAGAAGGGATAGGAGCCGAGCCTGGGACCGAATTCTGCAGAATCTTTGTCTGCAAGACATAGAGAACAGAGTTTGCTGCCTCGCGTCGCAGCTGGAGCGAGTTTCGCATGGCACTTCCTGCAAACAGCTTCCGGATGAGCTTTTGAGTCACTCTTGGGTTTTTCCACGTAGGATATCTGGGCGGCCCTCAGTATCTTGGTCCGAAGCGCAACGATGATTCTCATACGCCGAACCTAGCGGCCTTCAAGAACTCTCTGAAGAGTAGCCGGTACCTACTTCTTAGCTTATGTACTACCTGCTACTAAGATGGCTCACCTTTGGATACTCGCTCTCTGCGCAAGGCCGCCCACGACTGGCATACCCAGACGGCAAATGCGGATAATCGGGCAACAACTAAAAGTGTGGCATGAATTTCGATGACCAGAATCTGATGATATCTCCGC is a window from the Arthrobacter sp. NicSoilC5 genome containing:
- a CDS encoding polysaccharide biosynthesis tyrosine autokinase; this encodes MDLKDYLHVVRRSWALIVAVTLAGLLGGGALSILSKPTYSAQTELFVAIQSSGTVTELQQGNTFSQGRVQSYVKTATTPVVLQPVIDSLGLEITAEQLAKQVKASTDLDTVVINISVLDNSPVQAAAVAQAIASSLIKVVDDLERPKLGGASPVKLSVITPATPPGNPTSPNTKLNLILGSCMGLVCGLALALGRKALDTKVRGESDVLEITTLPILGGIAFDPDATRRPLLTQSPPHSRRAESYRQLRTNLQFANITGHAKTVLVSSSLPGEGKSTTAINLAIALAQAGHSVCLIDADLRRPMVGEYLGLDATAGLTTALVGMADVNELLHSWGTDNLYVLTSGRIPPNPSELLGSEEMRRLIQGLEDAFDTVIIDAPPLLPVTDAAVLAQHVGGVAVVVGSQRIRRQDLQKSLKSLDLVGANVLGLVLNRLPGKGPDSYSYTYYSKDDASSNPALPKKRGEKSRSDADLNAWANYDETNRKSRFPAAARLDQNTDYP